A genome region from endosymbiont of Acanthamoeba sp. UWC8 includes the following:
- a CDS encoding Npt1/Npt2 family nucleotide transporter — protein sequence MNFKKFIPIQAHELPKFLLTSFMMVLTLYIYSIVRNAKDAIIISNVGAELISTLKLFGVLPFAIIFMVAYTKIIDYLNRVTTYHVVNWFFMSFFIVFDLFLYPNTHLIHFDLSNMITKLPALKYFFVMVENWSYSLFYIMSELWGSMMLSLMFWQLANQIYSITDAKKFYSLFGFVGQIGLFSAGSFMMLFTKTGTTWQTSLHYITSSILLSGILLSIALFVLGNYLVGNDTINGTQTKSKKKKPGLVESLKYVFSSKYIGLIALLVICYGISINLVEGVWKKLIQIVYPDPKDISNFGGKVQMYTALATFTAMLASSFVLRIFSWRTAAIITPIIILITGVPFFIFVSYKGWFANTLDVTSTTILFFAVIFGATQNVLSKAIKYSFFDPTKEMAYIPLDEELKAKGKAAADVIGGRLGKSGGAIIQWSMLSFITGSTLVSLAPILSIIFVIVMCIWFIAVIKLNKEFKIKSSGSN from the coding sequence ATGAATTTTAAGAAATTTATCCCGATACAAGCACACGAGTTACCTAAATTTTTACTCACCTCTTTTATGATGGTGCTAACCCTTTATATATACAGCATTGTAAGAAATGCTAAAGACGCAATCATTATCTCTAATGTTGGTGCCGAATTAATAAGTACCTTAAAGTTATTCGGCGTACTACCCTTCGCAATAATATTTATGGTAGCTTACACAAAAATAATTGATTACTTAAATAGAGTCACCACCTACCACGTGGTAAACTGGTTTTTCATGAGCTTCTTCATAGTATTTGATTTATTTCTATACCCGAATACGCATTTAATTCATTTTGATTTAAGCAATATGATAACTAAGCTTCCGGCACTGAAATATTTTTTCGTTATGGTTGAAAATTGGTCATACTCATTATTTTATATAATGTCCGAGTTATGGGGCAGTATGATGCTATCATTAATGTTCTGGCAACTTGCAAACCAAATTTATTCTATAACTGACGCGAAAAAGTTTTATTCACTATTCGGCTTTGTCGGGCAAATCGGCTTATTTTCCGCAGGTTCATTTATGATGCTGTTTACTAAAACCGGTACAACTTGGCAAACTTCATTACATTATATAACTTCCTCTATATTATTATCAGGAATATTACTTAGCATTGCATTATTTGTTTTAGGTAATTACCTTGTCGGTAATGATACAATAAACGGAACCCAAACTAAATCCAAAAAGAAAAAGCCGGGTTTAGTTGAAAGTTTAAAGTATGTTTTCTCCTCTAAATATATAGGATTAATTGCTCTCCTTGTTATATGCTATGGTATTTCAATTAATCTGGTGGAAGGAGTGTGGAAAAAGCTAATTCAAATAGTTTATCCAGATCCAAAAGATATTAGTAATTTCGGCGGCAAAGTACAAATGTACACTGCCCTTGCTACGTTTACCGCGATGCTGGCAAGCTCTTTTGTGCTTCGTATTTTTAGCTGGAGAACGGCTGCTATAATAACTCCTATTATTATTTTAATTACCGGAGTACCGTTTTTCATATTTGTAAGTTATAAAGGATGGTTTGCAAATACATTGGATGTGACAAGCACAACTATACTATTCTTCGCAGTTATATTCGGCGCTACACAAAACGTTTTAAGTAAAGCAATAAAGTATTCTTTCTTTGATCCGACCAAGGAAATGGCTTATATACCGCTTGATGAGGAACTTAAAGCTAAAGGGAAAGCAGCTGCTGACGTTATCGGCGGCAGGCTGGGGAAATCCGGAGGTGCAATCATTCAGTGGAGCATGCTCTCTTTCATAACCGGTTCTACACTTGTTAGCCTTGCTCCCATACTTTCTATTATTTTTGTAATAGTTATGTGCATATGGTTTATTGCAGTAATTAAGCTTAATAAAGAATTTAAAATAAAATCTTCCGGATCTAACTAA
- a CDS encoding TetR/AcrR family transcriptional regulator, with the protein MARRSDHTRDELTKLILDSAFNLVSKSGYTQVSTRKIAAEIGYTVGTLYNVFTNLDDIFIHVNARIIDMLLNRLKAVIDQEAVPEKSIYLLAEEYLKFSREDYNLWNILFEYRFSNKQILPNWYTNKIAELFDLLEGVISDIASNKTSDIKSTTAIIWAGIHGICSLGTKGKLARIKLDNPEVLVKQFINGVIANLN; encoded by the coding sequence ATGGCACGCAGAAGCGATCACACAAGAGATGAATTAACTAAGCTAATATTGGATTCGGCTTTTAACCTTGTAAGTAAAAGCGGATATACCCAGGTAAGCACCAGAAAAATTGCTGCTGAGATAGGCTATACGGTGGGTACTTTATATAATGTTTTTACTAATCTTGATGATATATTTATTCATGTAAATGCAAGAATAATTGATATGCTTTTAAACCGCCTGAAAGCGGTGATTGATCAAGAGGCTGTTCCCGAGAAATCTATATATCTGCTTGCAGAAGAATACTTAAAATTCAGTAGAGAAGATTATAATTTATGGAATATATTATTTGAATACCGTTTTTCAAATAAGCAGATATTACCTAATTGGTATACTAATAAAATTGCAGAGTTATTTGATCTCTTAGAGGGCGTTATATCTGATATTGCAAGCAATAAGACATCTGATATTAAATCTACCACTGCAATTATATGGGCGGGAATTCATGGTATTTGCTCACTCGGCACTAAAGGCAAGCTCGCAAGAATAAAGCTGGATAACCCGGAAGTTCTGGTTAAACAATTTATTAATGGTGTAATTGCTAACTTAAATTAA
- a CDS encoding DMT family transporter → MVSNQNTQSATLLGLIAVIFWSTLPIVSIYTKGIPPFLCLSIAYFFAFIVHMIYWKYKYGSITLKLKQPLNYVLTYVIGIFSSNATFLIAMQHGDPVLSYLVSNLWPIFALFFAAFLFKEKLSNLHYIGAVIGFIGVVFISAKDGGMSMKGEVLFGFMMGFLNSIIWSFVSVINRKFSDIPADSVGLPLGIISILAFITHIFVEESTVISTQHLLAIMYLGIAPWGAAYTIWGYAVRFGDVKAVMLFGYLMPLLGVVWMILLGKAEFSMNVLISMILILVGASLGSIKLFLKNSK, encoded by the coding sequence ATGGTTTCTAATCAAAATACTCAGAGTGCAACCCTACTCGGTTTAATTGCAGTTATATTTTGGTCTACCCTTCCGATCGTTTCAATATATACAAAAGGAATCCCTCCTTTTTTATGTCTTTCCATAGCTTATTTTTTTGCATTTATAGTACATATGATTTATTGGAAATATAAATACGGGAGCATTACGCTTAAATTGAAGCAGCCGTTAAACTATGTGTTAACTTATGTAATCGGAATATTCAGTTCTAATGCTACATTCTTAATTGCCATGCAACATGGTGATCCTGTGCTTTCTTATTTAGTATCTAATCTATGGCCTATTTTTGCCTTATTCTTTGCTGCATTTCTTTTCAAAGAAAAGCTTAGTAATTTGCATTATATCGGTGCTGTCATCGGGTTTATAGGGGTTGTTTTCATTTCAGCTAAAGACGGTGGGATGAGCATGAAAGGAGAGGTATTATTCGGATTTATGATGGGGTTTTTGAACTCTATTATTTGGTCATTCGTTTCCGTTATTAATAGAAAATTTTCCGATATTCCTGCTGATTCGGTAGGGCTTCCCCTTGGAATTATATCAATATTAGCTTTTATTACTCACATATTTGTAGAAGAGTCGACAGTTATATCTACTCAACATTTACTAGCTATTATGTATCTTGGTATCGCCCCTTGGGGAGCTGCTTATACTATTTGGGGGTATGCCGTAAGGTTCGGTGATGTAAAAGCTGTTATGCTATTTGGGTACTTAATGCCGCTCTTAGGAGTAGTATGGATGATTTTACTCGGAAAAGCAGAGTTTAGTATGAATGTATTAATTTCAATGATTTTAATTCTGGTCGGGGCTAGTTTAGGTTCAATTAAATTATTTTTAAAGAATTCTAAATAG
- a CDS encoding YifB family Mg chelatase-like AAA ATPase, with protein sequence MIASIKTVCFLGIECKEVDVQVHIAPGLPCFNIVGLADKSVAESKERVRAAFHSMAIAFPAKRITVNLSPADLLKEGNHFDLAIAVGLLVSLEIVSQEEVEKYIIMGELSLDGKIKNVNGVLPAAIFANSQELGVICPELNGKEAAWSGNNSIVAASSLIALIHHLNGKHFITCPQVDKVEYVCEYPDLKDIRGQRIAKRALEIAAAGGHNMLMIGPPGSGKSMLAKRLPGIVPPLTSEEVLEVSVVASISGIIADSEGIITKRPYRDPHSSSSMAAIVGGGRNAKPGEVTLAHNGVLFLDELPEFPRNVLESLRQPIETGSITIARVNSHITYPSRFQLIAAMNPCRCGYFGDINSSCSKAPRCAEDYQSKISGPLIDRFDLKVDVPAVNILEIEEDESESSENVAARVTRAREIQKNRYSGVKIQLNAHADGEVLTKATNLNREIIDFLKKAVEKFNLSMRGYNRVLRVARTIADLDNQENISKNHIAEALSFRISKFQK encoded by the coding sequence ATGATTGCTAGTATAAAAACTGTTTGCTTTTTAGGAATAGAATGTAAGGAAGTAGATGTTCAAGTACATATAGCACCGGGATTACCATGTTTTAATATTGTCGGGCTTGCTGATAAATCGGTTGCAGAATCTAAAGAAAGAGTAAGAGCAGCATTTCATAGTATGGCGATTGCTTTCCCGGCAAAAAGAATTACGGTGAATCTTTCCCCTGCCGATCTTTTAAAAGAAGGTAATCATTTTGATTTGGCTATTGCCGTTGGATTATTAGTTTCACTTGAAATAGTCTCGCAAGAGGAAGTAGAAAAATATATTATTATGGGTGAACTCTCGCTTGACGGTAAAATAAAGAATGTGAATGGTGTACTTCCGGCTGCGATATTTGCTAATTCACAGGAATTGGGAGTGATTTGTCCAGAGTTAAATGGAAAAGAAGCAGCATGGTCGGGTAATAATTCAATAGTTGCAGCAAGTTCGCTTATAGCTTTAATTCACCATTTAAACGGAAAGCACTTCATTACATGTCCGCAAGTTGATAAGGTTGAATATGTATGCGAGTATCCGGATCTTAAAGATATAAGAGGGCAAAGGATTGCTAAGCGAGCCTTAGAGATTGCTGCTGCAGGAGGGCATAATATGTTGATGATCGGCCCTCCCGGTTCAGGTAAATCGATGCTTGCAAAACGTTTGCCCGGAATTGTGCCGCCGCTTACGTCTGAAGAAGTGCTGGAGGTAAGTGTGGTTGCAAGTATTTCAGGGATTATTGCCGATTCTGAAGGAATTATTACTAAAAGGCCTTATCGAGATCCTCATTCATCCTCTTCAATGGCTGCAATTGTAGGGGGTGGAAGAAATGCTAAACCCGGAGAAGTGACCCTTGCTCATAACGGAGTATTGTTTTTAGATGAACTGCCTGAATTTCCCCGTAATGTTTTAGAATCCTTAAGACAGCCGATAGAAACCGGTAGCATAACTATTGCAAGGGTAAATTCCCATATTACCTACCCCTCGCGTTTTCAGCTGATTGCTGCGATGAACCCTTGCAGGTGCGGGTATTTCGGTGATATTAACTCATCTTGTTCCAAGGCTCCCAGGTGCGCTGAGGATTATCAATCAAAAATTTCAGGCCCTCTTATTGATAGGTTTGATTTGAAAGTTGATGTGCCGGCTGTAAATATTTTAGAGATTGAAGAAGATGAGAGCGAATCTTCCGAAAATGTGGCTGCCCGTGTAACTCGCGCTCGTGAAATACAAAAAAACAGATATAGTGGAGTAAAGATTCAGCTTAACGCGCATGCCGACGGTGAAGTACTGACTAAAGCTACCAACCTTAATAGAGAGATAATCGACTTTTTAAAGAAAGCAGTTGAAAAATTTAATCTTTCAATGCGAGGTTATAATCGAGTATTAAGGGTTGCCAGGACTATTGCAGATCTTGACAATCAGGAAAATATAAGCAAAAACCATATAGCTGAAGCCTTAAGCTTTAGAATAAGTAAATTCCAAAAGTGA
- a CDS encoding DUF721 domain-containing protein, whose amino-acid sequence MQKISAPKKLINIIEEVTKPICKQYGFINFKITANWQQIVGVRIAQICSPVVVKFQGEENINGILTIGVENPGFGLEIQANSNIIVEKIATYFGYRAVDKIKLQIIPKRKKKDASLNTLQPKKPGVINSTMTNALAEIEDPEIKEIFQSIAEQIS is encoded by the coding sequence ATGCAAAAAATTTCTGCACCCAAGAAGCTGATAAACATTATTGAAGAAGTGACTAAGCCGATATGTAAACAATATGGGTTTATTAACTTTAAAATAACAGCCAATTGGCAGCAAATTGTAGGAGTAAGAATTGCTCAAATTTGTTCTCCCGTGGTAGTAAAATTTCAAGGAGAGGAAAACATTAATGGTATTTTAACTATAGGAGTTGAAAACCCAGGATTCGGATTAGAAATTCAGGCGAATTCCAATATAATTGTTGAAAAAATTGCAACCTATTTCGGCTATAGAGCAGTAGATAAAATTAAACTACAGATAATACCCAAACGAAAAAAGAAAGATGCAAGCTTAAATACACTACAGCCGAAAAAACCGGGTGTTATAAATAGTACCATGACTAATGCATTAGCAGAGATTGAAGATCCTGAAATTAAAGAAATATTTCAAAGCATCGCCGAGCAAATTTCTTAG
- a CDS encoding thiamine diphosphokinase, translated as MKFIIIANSLTISKEEIKDIAGEAKIIALDGIANHLLNINIIPHAVVGDFDSIFAETIVNLKKLDVILYRINDQNSTDLDKGICFCKQNGATEIIIINAFGGTRLDHSLMNYRTLKRHYSKQCRIKIKEQQSYLELFTNSTLIISGIPKSNLALLAAPLAATTSQGLEYDMDNHILEFGLSESTSNSLKAEQATIEIAGSAYLIHELNCQVQPI; from the coding sequence ATGAAATTTATTATAATTGCTAATTCTTTAACCATTTCAAAGGAAGAGATAAAAGATATTGCAGGGGAAGCAAAAATTATTGCACTCGATGGTATTGCTAATCATCTGCTAAATATTAATATAATACCTCATGCTGTGGTAGGAGATTTTGACTCAATTTTTGCTGAAACTATAGTTAATTTAAAAAAACTTGATGTAATTTTATATAGAATAAATGATCAAAACAGTACTGATCTGGATAAAGGAATTTGTTTTTGCAAACAAAATGGTGCAACGGAAATTATTATAATAAATGCATTCGGTGGCACGCGGCTTGATCATAGCTTAATGAATTACAGAACATTAAAAAGACATTACTCAAAGCAATGCAGAATAAAAATTAAAGAGCAACAGTCATATTTAGAATTGTTTACTAACTCAACTTTGATAATTTCAGGCATCCCGAAATCGAATCTTGCACTACTGGCCGCACCGCTTGCAGCGACTACCTCTCAAGGTTTAGAATATGATATGGATAATCATATTCTAGAGTTCGGCTTAAGTGAAAGCACCTCAAACTCGTTAAAAGCTGAGCAGGCAACTATAGAAATTGCAGGCAGTGCATATTTAATTCATGAACTTAATTGCCAAGTACAACCTATTTAG
- a CDS encoding ATP-binding protein — MNRLQKLLPNPHQIIPKEKIKKTLSPVNCILPSYSKCFSSNNGLLEMMQPLITHITNLRLMQDPGLSYKEVVNEYITNFIKNAPIAVAFLDLDLRIVTYSSKWTLWFKENLTAKSNSTQLEGKNIIDLLSPCPKLIKKILNNNLKGISEFRDVLEYKIKNRTRAVRWESFPWRDHEQSPLGVVVFCEDITKRQQLTLRAKKLEQSNQLLENFALIFSHDLIQPIRQISNFIGILEEQFKEANIKNTQIEHTFSIINKSLSQINTLSEGIILYCRKGELAISLEPVSLLQTINEISNSCLMSNQLNLNLLFDNTIYLKANRTCMLQLFQNLLTNAVKHSSTENPLITICSEKLNNNFYRVTIHNKGACSSRYIKKNIFEPFCSSNKDGSGLGLMICKKIVTSFGGTIDINSTKKHGTTVTLTLPAAD, encoded by the coding sequence ATGAATAGATTACAAAAATTATTACCCAATCCCCATCAGATAATACCTAAAGAAAAGATTAAGAAAACCTTATCACCCGTCAACTGTATTTTACCCTCTTATTCCAAATGTTTCAGCAGTAATAACGGGCTTCTTGAAATGATGCAACCTTTAATCACCCATATAACTAATTTAAGGTTAATGCAGGATCCCGGACTTTCTTATAAAGAAGTTGTTAACGAGTATATTACAAATTTTATTAAAAATGCTCCGATTGCGGTAGCTTTTTTGGATCTTGATTTAAGAATAGTTACTTATAGCTCTAAATGGACTTTATGGTTTAAGGAAAACTTAACGGCTAAATCCAATTCTACCCAGCTGGAAGGAAAAAATATAATTGATTTACTTTCTCCATGCCCGAAGTTAATAAAAAAAATATTAAATAATAACTTAAAAGGCATCAGTGAATTTAGAGATGTTTTAGAATATAAAATCAAAAATCGCACACGTGCAGTCAGGTGGGAATCTTTCCCTTGGCGCGACCATGAACAGAGTCCTCTCGGGGTTGTAGTTTTTTGTGAGGATATTACCAAAAGGCAACAACTTACTTTACGTGCTAAAAAACTTGAACAGAGCAACCAATTACTTGAGAATTTTGCGTTAATTTTTTCTCACGACTTAATTCAACCGATACGTCAAATTAGTAATTTTATCGGAATTCTAGAGGAACAATTTAAAGAAGCTAATATAAAAAACACTCAAATAGAACATACCTTCTCAATAATAAATAAAAGTTTATCTCAAATTAATACTCTTTCAGAAGGTATTATACTTTATTGTAGAAAAGGAGAATTAGCAATTAGCTTAGAACCGGTATCCTTATTACAGACTATAAATGAGATAAGCAATAGCTGCCTTATGTCCAATCAACTAAACTTAAATCTCTTATTTGATAACACTATATACCTAAAGGCCAATAGAACCTGCATGCTGCAATTATTTCAAAACTTACTTACTAATGCAGTAAAACACTCTTCTACGGAAAACCCTTTAATCACAATATGCAGTGAGAAATTAAATAATAATTTTTATAGGGTAACTATTCACAATAAAGGCGCTTGTAGTTCCCGTTATATTAAGAAAAATATATTTGAACCCTTTTGCTCTTCCAATAAGGATGGTTCAGGCTTAGGTTTAATGATTTGTAAAAAAATCGTTACTTCGTTTGGCGGAACCATTGATATTAATTCAACAAAAAAACACGGCACTACCGTTACCCTAACTCTTCCGGCAGCTGATTAG
- a CDS encoding alpha/beta fold hydrolase → MKNGSEYWKTIPETLKDRINNDYYYLQKGLNLYNTSHISTYSSPKDLVKKIGSTQLFHFKGNGVPLVFIPSHINKAYILDFSESCSLIRRLKTSGVNPYLIEWNEPGEEKYFNFEDYLNYHIKPILDIVKAREGRKVIVAGYCMGGLFALAAAQLFPDLVDGLITLSTPWNFHTPSFLDYPLSPYYAALLNSLYKNSPSISKHLIQLIFYFLKYRDINNKYIKLGKGECRPDEFAMLENWANDGLDISTTLFMECMQDLVIQNKSYLNEWRINGEIITPDKLKQKSFCAVALNDKITPISATLPLGISLRNSVLKAVNSGHLGMIISDKHSISPSLIEWIKLNFKH, encoded by the coding sequence TTGAAGAACGGATCAGAATATTGGAAAACAATACCGGAAACACTTAAAGACCGGATAAACAACGATTATTATTACCTACAAAAAGGACTAAACTTATATAACACTTCTCATATAAGCACTTATAGCTCACCAAAAGATTTAGTTAAAAAAATTGGTTCAACTCAATTATTTCATTTTAAAGGTAATGGAGTACCGCTGGTATTCATACCCTCTCATATTAACAAAGCTTACATTTTAGATTTCTCCGAATCCTGCAGTCTTATAAGGAGGCTTAAAACTTCAGGAGTTAACCCCTATTTAATAGAATGGAATGAACCTGGAGAAGAAAAATATTTTAACTTTGAGGACTATCTTAATTATCATATAAAACCGATTCTAGATATTGTTAAAGCTAGAGAAGGAAGAAAAGTGATTGTTGCAGGTTATTGTATGGGTGGGTTATTTGCACTTGCAGCTGCACAATTATTCCCGGATTTAGTGGATGGTTTGATTACTCTTTCAACTCCTTGGAATTTTCATACTCCGAGCTTCCTTGATTATCCCTTGAGCCCCTATTATGCAGCATTACTGAACTCCCTATATAAAAATTCTCCTTCTATCTCAAAGCATTTAATTCAGCTTATTTTTTACTTTTTAAAATATAGAGATATTAATAATAAATATATTAAATTAGGCAAAGGAGAATGCCGGCCTGATGAATTTGCTATGCTTGAGAACTGGGCTAATGATGGATTGGATATATCAACCACCCTATTTATGGAATGCATGCAGGATTTGGTTATTCAAAATAAAAGCTATTTAAATGAATGGCGAATTAACGGAGAAATAATTACTCCCGATAAATTAAAGCAGAAGTCATTTTGTGCCGTGGCATTGAATGATAAAATTACTCCTATTTCTGCAACACTACCTTTAGGTATATCTCTTAGAAATTCCGTACTAAAAGCTGTGAATTCAGGACATTTAGGGATGATAATTAGTGACAAGCATTCAATATCTCCTTCGCTTATCGAGTGGATAAAATTAAATTTTAAGCATTAG
- the hslV gene encoding ATP-dependent protease subunit HslV gives MQHDDQNKWYGTTILCVRKDGQVVIAGDGQVSMGHCVMKSTANKLRTLAGGTIIAGFAGSTADAFTLFEKLEEKLEKHPQQLLRASVELAKDWRTDKYLRKLEAMLIVANKDITLIVSGTGDVLEPEHSIAAIGSGGNYARSAARALIDIKEVSAEEIVKKSMKIAADICVYTNHEIRIEKI, from the coding sequence ATGCAGCATGATGATCAAAATAAATGGTACGGAACAACTATTTTATGCGTAAGAAAAGACGGGCAAGTGGTGATAGCCGGTGATGGCCAGGTGAGCATGGGGCATTGTGTAATGAAATCTACGGCTAATAAACTGAGAACACTTGCAGGTGGCACAATTATTGCAGGGTTTGCCGGCTCAACCGCAGATGCTTTCACACTATTTGAAAAATTGGAAGAGAAATTGGAGAAACATCCGCAGCAATTACTTAGGGCTTCTGTTGAACTGGCTAAAGATTGGCGTACTGACAAGTATTTAAGGAAATTAGAAGCAATGCTGATTGTCGCAAATAAAGATATAACTTTAATTGTTTCCGGAACAGGGGATGTATTAGAACCTGAGCATAGTATAGCTGCGATAGGATCGGGTGGAAATTATGCACGTTCTGCCGCAAGAGCTTTAATTGATATTAAAGAGGTTAGCGCGGAGGAAATAGTTAAGAAATCTATGAAAATTGCAGCTGATATTTGTGTTTATACCAACCATGAAATTAGAATTGAGAAAATTTAG
- a CDS encoding response regulator, translating into MSLEINNLDKFLGKKVRNFRVKMRWPLKKLASELNISIQQVQRYEQGINKISASLLYEIAKIFNAQITCFFEGFEAENSVVEEKKTHFNVLLVEDNLQDEFLIRKALEDFPEQITIYTIHSGQQALEYFRDSNEEGKSQFPKPDLILLDIYLPGMKGFDILKDIKKRPIYRDIPVIMLTSNVSSEDVLSSYHLQASGFIRKSFSFEEFKDQFHKAFTYWTKTVTLPS; encoded by the coding sequence ATGAGTTTAGAAATAAATAATTTAGATAAATTTCTTGGTAAAAAGGTTCGTAATTTTAGAGTAAAAATGCGTTGGCCTTTAAAAAAATTAGCTAGTGAACTTAATATTTCTATTCAACAAGTTCAGCGTTATGAGCAGGGAATAAATAAAATATCCGCAAGCTTGCTATATGAAATTGCTAAAATATTTAATGCTCAAATTACATGCTTTTTTGAAGGCTTTGAAGCAGAAAATTCTGTAGTAGAAGAAAAGAAGACACATTTTAACGTATTATTAGTTGAAGATAACTTACAGGATGAATTCTTAATAAGAAAAGCATTAGAGGATTTCCCCGAGCAGATAACTATATATACCATACATAGCGGTCAACAGGCATTAGAATATTTTAGAGATTCAAATGAAGAAGGTAAAAGCCAATTTCCAAAACCTGATCTAATATTACTTGATATATATTTACCCGGGATGAAAGGTTTTGATATTCTAAAAGATATTAAAAAACGGCCGATATATCGCGATATACCGGTAATTATGCTAACCAGTAACGTAAGCAGCGAAGATGTGCTCTCTTCTTATCATTTGCAGGCGAGTGGTTTTATAAGAAAATCTTTTTCTTTTGAGGAATTTAAAGACCAGTTCCATAAAGCTTTCACTTATTGGACTAAAACCGTAACCTTACCTAGCTAA
- the phaR gene encoding polyhydroxyalkanoate synthesis repressor PhaR, protein MPENNKIVIKKYPNRRLYNTAISAYITLEELSNLIKEDHNIIVIDAKTGEDLTRVTLTQIILEHESKGYSLLPLEFLKQIIKLYDNNLSSVFNAYITHSMDHFKKNENNMQEFMSSAGGGNFLFTNNWTKMWEDYSKKNADFMEAMLKNMSGLNPSSNNKKDK, encoded by the coding sequence TTGCCAGAAAATAATAAAATTGTCATCAAAAAATATCCTAATCGTAGGCTTTATAATACTGCAATCAGTGCTTATATTACATTGGAGGAATTAAGTAATCTGATTAAAGAGGATCACAACATAATAGTTATAGATGCAAAAACTGGAGAAGATTTAACCAGGGTAACTTTAACTCAAATTATTTTGGAACATGAATCTAAGGGGTATAGCCTACTTCCATTAGAGTTTTTAAAGCAAATAATAAAGCTTTATGATAACAACCTTTCGTCAGTGTTTAATGCATATATAACTCATAGTATGGATCATTTTAAGAAAAATGAAAATAATATGCAGGAATTCATGAGTTCCGCAGGCGGCGGCAATTTCTTATTCACAAATAACTGGACAAAAATGTGGGAAGACTATAGTAAGAAAAATGCTGATTTTATGGAAGCAATGCTTAAAAATATGTCCGGGTTGAACCCTTCTTCCAATAACAAAAAAGATAAGTAA
- a CDS encoding HAMP domain-containing sensor histidine kinase, whose protein sequence is MLLNIYLIKSYLNLKLSNQKILLASKAKSLFMQKLAYEFRNPLNGIAGFSEMLEAGYFGELSPKQQERVHDIYTCGNQLQSLIKDLIDLSKGESGMVELIETGTNLSVIIDKAIDGLKTKISSNKIRILTDLEPIDCQITGDQNKLVQVFRNIIDNAVKFSLKGGQVTIKQSSIQDKFLKISIADSGIGMNQDILDTLFLFPDDTKKTKSLNNGLGMGMPLAKLFIELHGGIIEVDSEDKIGTTIAILIPESRLKLC, encoded by the coding sequence ATGTTGCTTAACATATATTTAATAAAAAGTTACTTAAACCTAAAATTAAGTAACCAAAAAATTCTTTTAGCAAGTAAGGCAAAATCACTTTTTATGCAGAAATTAGCTTATGAATTTCGTAATCCTTTAAATGGTATTGCAGGATTTTCGGAAATGCTGGAAGCCGGATATTTCGGTGAACTTTCTCCAAAACAACAAGAACGTGTACATGATATATATACCTGCGGAAATCAGCTTCAAAGCTTAATAAAAGATTTAATCGATTTATCTAAAGGTGAGTCGGGAATGGTTGAACTGATTGAAACTGGGACAAATCTTTCTGTTATAATTGATAAAGCTATAGATGGTCTTAAAACTAAAATTTCTTCTAATAAAATTCGTATTTTAACTGATTTGGAACCTATTGACTGTCAAATTACGGGGGATCAAAATAAGTTGGTTCAGGTTTTTAGAAATATTATTGATAATGCGGTGAAATTTTCTTTAAAGGGCGGGCAAGTCACTATAAAGCAATCAAGTATTCAAGATAAATTTCTTAAAATCAGCATTGCTGATTCAGGTATAGGTATGAATCAAGATATTTTGGATACTCTATTTTTATTCCCTGATGACACCAAAAAAACCAAAAGTTTGAATAACGGGTTAGGCATGGGTATGCCTTTGGCTAAGCTTTTTATTGAACTGCACGGGGGAATAATTGAAGTTGATAGTGAGGATAAAATCGGTACTACGATTGCAATTTTAATTCCTGAATCCAGGTTAAAACTTTGTTAG